A section of the Prosthecobacter sp. genome encodes:
- a CDS encoding NAD(+)/NADH kinase produces MPKSIAIFGGSFNPPGNHHTAIARRLAEMFDEVRVIPCGPRPDKPVTGSVPSVYRAALADIVFGGLPKVVVDLSDFEQETFTRSHELQTRFETQGEVWHVVGADLIAGGARGESQIQRTWARGVEFWQKANFAVLRRPGYEVDVRDLPPHAREVDLMAEGASTVIRERLRSGQSVVEMLHPHALAYIERYGLYRAPIPGNWARGTLEDAKFFLQADGANPKVRELSTALDSGHVPASEADFISVVGGDGAMLRSIREHWRARLPFFGINAGHLGFLLNAPEQVNARAFPPSDVIFRQLPMLFLEFEDENGGKHTAHGFNDAWLERATSQSAWLEITVNNVRRIPKLVSDGALVATAAGSTAYARSMGASPLLADTPAWLLVGSNVLEPAHWRSALLSPDTTVEIRSLDPQNRPVQAFVDGLSMGRVVALHARLSRAAAAELVFCASHDMAEKIAAIQFGA; encoded by the coding sequence ATGCCGAAAAGCATCGCCATTTTTGGAGGCAGCTTCAATCCCCCTGGAAACCATCACACGGCCATCGCCAGACGTCTGGCGGAGATGTTTGACGAAGTGCGCGTGATTCCCTGCGGGCCGCGTCCTGACAAGCCGGTGACGGGCAGCGTGCCGTCGGTCTATCGTGCGGCGCTGGCGGACATTGTGTTTGGCGGGCTGCCGAAGGTGGTGGTGGATCTCTCGGACTTTGAGCAGGAGACCTTCACGCGGAGTCATGAGCTGCAGACGCGTTTCGAAACACAGGGCGAGGTCTGGCATGTGGTGGGGGCGGATTTGATCGCAGGAGGTGCGCGTGGGGAGTCGCAGATTCAGCGCACTTGGGCGCGTGGGGTGGAGTTTTGGCAAAAAGCGAATTTCGCGGTGCTGCGGCGGCCTGGCTATGAGGTGGATGTGCGCGATCTGCCGCCGCATGCACGGGAGGTGGATTTGATGGCCGAAGGCGCCAGCACGGTGATCCGTGAACGTTTGAGAAGCGGTCAAAGCGTGGTGGAGATGCTCCATCCGCATGCGCTGGCCTACATCGAGCGCTACGGCCTGTATCGTGCGCCGATTCCGGGCAACTGGGCGCGGGGCACGCTCGAAGACGCGAAGTTTTTTCTCCAGGCCGACGGTGCCAATCCCAAAGTGCGTGAGCTGAGCACGGCGTTGGACAGCGGGCACGTTCCGGCCAGTGAGGCGGATTTTATCAGTGTCGTTGGCGGTGATGGAGCGATGCTGCGCAGCATTCGCGAGCACTGGCGGGCACGGCTGCCGTTCTTCGGCATCAACGCGGGCCATCTCGGCTTCCTGCTGAACGCACCGGAGCAGGTGAACGCCCGCGCCTTTCCGCCGAGCGATGTCATCTTCCGCCAACTGCCGATGCTGTTCCTCGAATTTGAGGACGAAAACGGAGGGAAGCACACGGCGCATGGTTTCAATGACGCGTGGCTGGAGCGGGCGACGAGCCAGAGCGCGTGGCTGGAGATCACCGTGAACAACGTGCGGCGTATTCCCAAACTGGTGAGCGACGGGGCGCTGGTGGCCACCGCCGCCGGATCGACGGCTTATGCACGCAGCATGGGAGCTTCGCCTTTGCTGGCGGATACGCCGGCCTGGCTGCTCGTCGGCTCAAACGTGCTGGAGCCGGCACACTGGCGCAGCGCGCTGCTGTCACCAGACACGACGGTGGAAATCCGCAGCCTTGACCCGCAGAACCGGCCCGTGCAGGCCTTTGTGGACGGTCTCAGCATGGGACGCGTGGTAGCACTGCATGCACGGCTCTCGCGAGCAGCGGCGGCAGAGCTGGTGTTCTGCGCCAGTCACGACATGGCGGAGAAGATTGCGGCGATTCAGTTTGGAGCCTGA
- a CDS encoding MBL fold metallo-hydrolase: MIPAIQKDDALLADMAAASNDESTLHVWWLGQSGFLVQWAGETLLFDPYLSDSLTKKYALTDKPHVRMTERCIDPGRLTGISRVTASHVHTDHLDGETLVPLAKTNPGFRLYLPHPIIHEAEKRLGDAEVVFCGIGDHDVHAEGSWEVRGVIAKHNEVLRDEQGHCHYTGFIVKCGPFTIYHSGDTLWHDDIVKATREQRCDLMLLPINGNKPERRVAGNLHGTEAAALAKAGGAGLVVPCHYDMFEFNTETPDEFVTACERLQQPFKVMRCGEKLELKAPSVDHFAIA, encoded by the coding sequence ATGATTCCTGCGATTCAGAAGGACGATGCGTTGCTCGCTGACATGGCGGCAGCCTCGAACGACGAAAGCACGCTGCATGTCTGGTGGCTGGGGCAGAGCGGGTTTTTGGTGCAGTGGGCAGGGGAGACGCTGCTGTTTGATCCCTATCTGTCCGATTCGCTGACGAAGAAATACGCGCTCACCGACAAACCGCATGTGCGGATGACCGAGCGCTGCATCGATCCGGGCAGATTGACGGGCATCAGCCGCGTGACGGCCAGCCATGTGCATACGGATCACCTGGATGGCGAAACGTTGGTGCCGCTGGCGAAAACGAATCCAGGTTTTCGATTGTATCTGCCGCATCCGATCATTCACGAGGCTGAAAAACGGCTGGGAGACGCCGAGGTCGTGTTCTGTGGCATCGGAGATCATGATGTGCATGCTGAAGGAAGCTGGGAAGTGCGGGGTGTGATCGCCAAGCACAACGAGGTGCTGCGTGATGAGCAGGGGCATTGTCATTACACGGGTTTCATCGTGAAATGCGGCCCGTTCACGATTTATCACAGTGGTGACACGCTCTGGCATGACGACATCGTGAAAGCCACGCGTGAGCAACGCTGCGATCTGATGCTGCTGCCAATCAACGGCAACAAACCCGAACGTCGTGTGGCTGGAAACCTCCATGGCACCGAGGCGGCGGCCCTGGCGAAGGCGGGAGGCGCGGGACTAGTCGTGCCATGCCATTACGACATGTTTGAGTTCAACACGGAAACACCAGATGAATTTGTGACGGCCTGCGAGCGCCTGCAGCAGCCGTTCAAGGTGATGCGCTGCGGTGAGAAGCTGGAATTAAAAGCCCCAAGCGTCGATCACTTCGCGATCGCCTGA
- a CDS encoding rhodanese-like domain-containing protein, with protein sequence MKFRFLILLLLSAAWQHMATAETTPPAVVLPPEVHEIAPEQVERQLVDHLDTLIIDVRTEEERRTRGHILNSLHHDYFHGQKTLDELARLDKTKPCIVYCAIGGRAKLVAVEMHKLGFKNILLLRGGFNAWTASGQAIAK encoded by the coding sequence ATGAAATTCCGCTTTCTGATCCTCCTTCTTCTCTCTGCAGCCTGGCAGCACATGGCCACGGCTGAAACCACGCCCCCTGCTGTCGTTCTGCCTCCTGAGGTTCACGAAATCGCTCCCGAACAAGTCGAACGCCAGCTCGTGGACCACCTCGACACCTTGATCATTGACGTCCGCACCGAGGAAGAACGCCGCACACGTGGCCACATCCTCAATTCACTGCATCACGACTACTTTCACGGCCAGAAAACGCTCGATGAACTGGCAAGACTGGACAAAACCAAACCCTGCATCGTGTACTGCGCCATTGGCGGCAGGGCAAAGCTCGTCGCCGTGGAAATGCACAAGCTCGGCTTCAAAAACATCCTGCTGCTCAGGGGGGGCTTCAACGCCTGGACCGCCAGCGGTCAGGCGATCGCGAAGTGA